In Phenylobacterium zucineum HLK1, one DNA window encodes the following:
- a CDS encoding DUF2157 domain-containing protein, with translation MASYRRRLERDLDGWIGRGLVPAASREAILADLGEARRLDAATTLAVLGALLAAAAAVAFVAANWSAIPRIVRFGLILGVFLASAGGAAWASARERTVTTHALLAVAAIVFGAAIGLTGQIFDLTGDAQAALRGAGLAAALLALAGRSPWPAAVALLFIGLGDMSGSGWFEGAPRWPGWLVWAAPLGAATALAWRSTPLAHAAGIASIAAVLSLTQIAPRHPEALFLAAAAVLAALALVARGLRDGREGVASPLYGWWTWGALIWFGAAGLGEAFRGVPHAVAWLALAAAVLVLGRHDRHAAVTGAGVVGLFAAGASLLFNLGVGLMTSAAVFAVCAVAALVVALLLKRGRAA, from the coding sequence ATGGCGAGCTACCGACGGCGCCTGGAGCGCGACCTGGACGGCTGGATCGGCAGGGGTCTGGTGCCGGCGGCCAGCCGCGAGGCGATCCTGGCCGACCTGGGCGAGGCCCGCCGGCTGGACGCGGCGACGACCCTGGCGGTGCTGGGCGCCCTGCTGGCCGCGGCGGCGGCCGTGGCCTTCGTGGCGGCCAACTGGTCGGCGATTCCCCGCATCGTGCGCTTCGGGCTGATCCTGGGCGTCTTCCTGGCGTCGGCCGGCGGCGCGGCATGGGCCAGCGCGCGGGAGCGGACAGTCACGACGCACGCGCTGCTGGCCGTGGCGGCCATCGTGTTCGGGGCGGCCATCGGGCTGACCGGGCAGATCTTCGACCTGACGGGCGATGCGCAGGCGGCGCTGCGGGGCGCGGGCCTGGCCGCCGCCCTGCTGGCGCTGGCCGGCCGTTCGCCCTGGCCGGCGGCGGTGGCGCTGCTGTTCATCGGCCTTGGCGACATGAGCGGGAGCGGCTGGTTCGAGGGCGCGCCGCGCTGGCCCGGCTGGCTGGTCTGGGCCGCGCCGCTGGGGGCGGCCACGGCGCTGGCCTGGCGCTCGACGCCGCTGGCGCACGCCGCGGGGATCGCCTCGATCGCGGCGGTCCTGTCGCTGACGCAGATCGCGCCGCGCCATCCGGAAGCGCTGTTCCTCGCGGCGGCGGCCGTGCTGGCGGCGCTGGCGCTGGTTGCACGCGGTCTGCGGGACGGCCGCGAGGGCGTGGCGAGCCCGCTCTACGGCTGGTGGACGTGGGGCGCGCTGATCTGGTTCGGGGCCGCCGGCCTGGGCGAGGCCTTCCGGGGCGTGCCGCACGCGGTCGCCTGGCTGGCGCTCGCGGCCGCGGTCCTGGTCCTGGGCCGGCACGACCGGCACGCGGCGGTGACCGGGGCCGGGGTGGTCGGCCTGTTCGCGGCGGGGGCGAGCCTGCTGTTCAACCTGGGGGTCGGGCTGATGACCTCGGCGGCGGTGTTCGCCGTCTGCGCCGTGGCGGCCCTCGTCGTGGCGCTGCTGCTGAAGCGGGGGCGGGCGGCGTGA
- a CDS encoding GDYXXLXY domain-containing protein yields the protein MRFGTPARIVTAAGLLALALIGLVVREGVARAQGREVRLAIEAYDPRSLLSGHYLQFQIQDRPAGDSACPPGAEGDPRSRIRGWIALVPAGGRHRAAGFADSRAGAERLGPVAVRGRLTCLPRGRPGPEGAQMEPDMTAVLDLGVDRFHAEQDQAERMEAALVRGAEGTPDGETPLAVVSVGRDGKARLKAVVIGGRRTDLDWF from the coding sequence GTGAGGTTCGGGACGCCCGCGCGGATCGTGACGGCGGCGGGGCTGCTGGCCCTGGCGCTGATCGGCCTCGTCGTGCGCGAGGGCGTGGCCCGGGCGCAGGGCCGGGAGGTGCGGCTGGCCATCGAGGCCTACGATCCCCGCAGCCTGCTGAGCGGGCACTACCTGCAGTTCCAGATCCAGGACCGGCCGGCCGGGGACAGCGCCTGTCCGCCCGGCGCCGAGGGCGACCCGCGGTCGCGGATCAGGGGATGGATCGCGCTTGTCCCGGCGGGCGGGCGCCACCGGGCGGCGGGATTCGCGGACAGCCGGGCGGGCGCCGAGCGGCTGGGCCCGGTGGCGGTGCGGGGACGGCTCACCTGCCTGCCGCGCGGGCGGCCGGGCCCGGAGGGGGCCCAGATGGAGCCCGACATGACGGCGGTGCTGGACCTGGGCGTGGACCGCTTCCACGCCGAGCAGGATCAGGCCGAGCGGATGGAGGCGGCGCTGGTCCGGGGCGCCGAAGGGACGCCGGACGGGGAGACGCCGCTGGCGGTCGTCTCGGTGGGGCGCGACGGCAAGGCGCGGCTGAAGGCGGTGGTGATCGGCGGGCGGCGCACGGATCTCGACTGGTTCTGA
- a CDS encoding dicarboxylate/amino acid:cation symporter: MATLPAAGAAAPIRRTPIWNQLYVQVLVAIAVGGAIGHFWPETGEALKPLGDAFIKLVKMIIAPVIFLTVTTGIAGMRDIGKVGGVAAKAFGYFIVVSSFALVVGLVVANVVQPGAGMNVDPATLDAGAVQDYAAKSHEMTITGFLMDIIPATVAGAFVSGNILQVLFFSIPFGLALAMIGERGEPALAVLNAVAEAFFRLVAIFMRAAPIGALGAFAFTVGRYGLESIVNLAALVGTFYATSLIFVLVVLGAIARLHGFSILRLIRYLKEELLLVLGTSSSEAALPSLLEKMERAGAPKTVVGLVVPTGYSFNLDGTNIYMTLAALFIAQAVGIDLPLGEQLLLLAVAMLSSKGAAGVTGAGFITLAATLSVVPSVPVAGMALILGVDRFMSECRALTNFVGNAVATLVVSRWEGQLDRQALEDALSGAPQPIAAPPVEADAD; the protein is encoded by the coding sequence TTGGCGACACTACCGGCGGCCGGCGCGGCGGCGCCCATCAGGCGCACGCCGATCTGGAACCAGCTCTATGTGCAGGTGCTGGTGGCGATCGCCGTCGGCGGGGCGATCGGCCACTTCTGGCCGGAGACCGGCGAGGCGCTGAAGCCGCTGGGCGACGCCTTCATCAAGCTGGTGAAGATGATCATCGCCCCGGTGATCTTCCTGACCGTCACCACGGGCATCGCCGGCATGCGCGACATCGGCAAGGTGGGCGGGGTGGCGGCCAAGGCGTTCGGCTACTTCATCGTGGTGTCCAGCTTCGCCCTGGTGGTGGGGCTGGTGGTGGCCAATGTGGTCCAGCCGGGCGCCGGGATGAACGTCGACCCGGCCACCCTCGACGCCGGGGCGGTGCAGGACTACGCGGCCAAGTCGCACGAGATGACCATCACCGGCTTCCTGATGGACATCATCCCCGCGACGGTCGCCGGGGCCTTCGTCAGCGGCAACATCCTGCAGGTGCTGTTCTTCTCGATCCCGTTCGGCCTGGCGCTGGCGATGATCGGCGAGCGGGGCGAGCCGGCGCTGGCGGTGCTGAACGCCGTGGCCGAGGCGTTCTTCCGGCTGGTGGCGATCTTCATGCGGGCGGCGCCCATCGGGGCGCTGGGGGCGTTCGCCTTCACGGTGGGCCGGTACGGGCTGGAGAGCATCGTCAACCTGGCGGCCCTGGTGGGCACGTTCTACGCCACCTCGCTGATCTTCGTGCTGGTGGTGCTGGGGGCGATCGCCCGGCTGCACGGCTTCTCGATCCTGCGGCTGATCCGCTACCTGAAGGAGGAGCTGCTGCTGGTGCTGGGGACCTCGTCCTCGGAGGCGGCGCTGCCCAGCCTGCTCGAGAAGATGGAGCGGGCCGGGGCGCCCAAGACGGTGGTCGGGCTGGTGGTGCCCACCGGCTACAGCTTCAACCTCGACGGCACGAACATCTACATGACCCTGGCGGCCCTGTTCATCGCCCAGGCGGTGGGGATCGACCTGCCGCTGGGCGAACAGCTGCTGCTGCTGGCGGTGGCGATGCTGAGCTCGAAGGGGGCGGCGGGCGTCACGGGGGCCGGGTTCATCACCCTGGCCGCGACGCTGTCGGTCGTGCCCAGCGTGCCGGTGGCGGGGATGGCGCTGATCCTGGGCGTCGACCGGTTCATGAGCGAGTGCCGGGCGCTGACCAACTTCGTCGGCAATGCGGTGGCGACCCTGGTGGTCAGCCGCTGGGAAGGGCAGCTCGACCGGCAGGCGCTGGAGGACGCGCTGTCGGGCGCGCCGCAGCCGATCGCGGCCCCGCCGGTGGAGGCCGACGCGGACTAG
- a CDS encoding response regulator — protein MSDAQGPARRLRVLHVDDDAMNLRVVQEILEAFGHSAVMAASGDEALEHLSREAFDVVLMDIHMPGMTGVEAVRRLRASAGPGRDTPVIAVTADVLSRRPQEYVALGFNDFVAKPILVSGLMASVTRAAAARATPLSRAS, from the coding sequence GTGAGCGACGCCCAAGGCCCTGCCCGCCGGTTGCGGGTCCTGCACGTGGACGACGACGCCATGAACCTGCGCGTGGTCCAGGAGATCCTCGAGGCGTTCGGCCACTCGGCCGTGATGGCCGCCTCCGGCGACGAGGCGCTCGAGCACCTCTCGCGCGAGGCCTTCGACGTGGTGCTGATGGACATCCACATGCCCGGCATGACCGGCGTCGAGGCGGTCCGCCGCCTGCGCGCCTCGGCCGGGCCCGGCCGCGACACCCCGGTGATCGCCGTCACCGCCGACGTCCTGTCGCGCCGGCCGCAGGAGTACGTGGCCCTGGGCTTCAACGACTTCGTCGCCAAGCCCATCCTGGTCTCGGGGCTGATGGCCTCGGTCACCCGCGCCGCGGCCGCCCGCGCCACGCCGCTCTCCCGCGCGAGCTGA
- a CDS encoding helix-turn-helix transcriptional regulator, with amino-acid sequence MIANDEHWTAVADLFAAAALDGSWPVALEGLADACGAERGELIGVGADRAVPFNWMTRMDPSGLDEFVGMGGGDPARNPRVRMGLRAPLLASWHDVRCATEDELRRNFDYADYCRRWDIPYGSQSTLMRDDGMLIGLAVLRGERRGVPQAEDRRAFESLVGQVRAAVRTQITLEGQGPALLAGALESAGVAAFVCDGAGRARAHTPAAEGALRRGLLRLRGGRLDAARDEDGRALEAAVLRAARGTAPRPLLQTLVLRAPGDPAAFEVVDVAALPLRPHGLGFEPRALVIVRGARRDDQLPELLRQVFGLSPAEADIAVRLARGESREAVAARRGVSLETVRSQVKALFAKLDIGREGELAARLDRLR; translated from the coding sequence ATGATCGCCAACGACGAACACTGGACGGCGGTCGCCGACCTCTTCGCCGCGGCCGCGCTGGACGGCTCCTGGCCCGTCGCGCTCGAAGGCCTGGCGGACGCCTGCGGGGCCGAACGCGGCGAACTGATCGGCGTCGGCGCCGACCGCGCCGTCCCCTTCAACTGGATGACCCGCATGGACCCGTCCGGGCTGGACGAGTTCGTCGGCATGGGCGGAGGCGATCCGGCGCGCAATCCGCGGGTGCGGATGGGCCTGCGCGCGCCGCTCCTGGCCAGCTGGCACGACGTCCGCTGCGCCACCGAGGACGAACTGCGCCGCAACTTCGACTACGCCGACTACTGCCGTCGCTGGGACATCCCCTACGGCAGCCAGTCGACCCTCATGCGCGACGACGGCATGCTCATCGGCCTGGCCGTGCTGCGGGGCGAGCGCCGCGGCGTGCCGCAGGCCGAGGACCGCCGCGCCTTCGAGTCTCTGGTCGGCCAAGTCCGGGCGGCCGTGCGGACCCAGATCACGCTCGAGGGCCAGGGGCCCGCCCTCCTGGCCGGCGCGCTCGAGTCGGCGGGCGTGGCCGCCTTCGTCTGCGACGGCGCCGGCCGCGCCCGCGCCCACACGCCGGCCGCCGAGGGGGCGCTGCGCCGGGGCCTGCTCCGGCTGCGGGGCGGGCGTCTGGACGCCGCCAGGGACGAGGACGGCCGGGCGCTGGAGGCCGCCGTCCTGCGCGCGGCCCGTGGGACGGCGCCGCGTCCGCTGTTGCAGACGCTCGTGCTCCGCGCCCCCGGCGATCCGGCGGCCTTCGAGGTCGTCGACGTCGCCGCGCTGCCGCTCCGTCCCCACGGCCTGGGCTTCGAACCGCGCGCCCTGGTCATCGTCCGCGGGGCGCGCCGCGACGACCAGCTGCCGGAGCTGCTGCGCCAGGTCTTCGGCCTCTCCCCGGCCGAGGCCGACATCGCCGTCCGCCTGGCCCGCGGCGAGTCCCGCGAGGCCGTCGCCGCCCGGCGCGGCGTGTCGCTCGAGACGGTCCGCAGCCAGGTGAAGGCGCTCTTCGCCAAGCTCGACATCGGCCGCGAGGGCGAGCTCGCCGCCCGGCTCGACCGGCTGCGCTAG
- a CDS encoding helix-turn-helix transcriptional regulator → MSDDDAFDQRLLKSATAYSKLYPSIGARLKAAYESGHPLAREAARAIRAAAERADGARAQHLRDVHGLSPQETRIVLHLVDGGAVSSAALALGVAESTIRSHLKSTFAKTGVRRQADLRSLLPGG, encoded by the coding sequence ATGAGCGATGATGACGCGTTCGACCAGCGTTTGTTGAAGTCGGCGACCGCCTATTCGAAGCTCTATCCCAGCATAGGCGCTCGCCTGAAGGCGGCCTACGAGTCGGGCCATCCGCTGGCGCGCGAGGCCGCCCGCGCCATCCGCGCCGCCGCCGAGCGGGCCGACGGCGCCCGCGCCCAGCACCTGCGCGACGTCCACGGCCTCTCCCCTCAGGAGACCCGCATCGTCCTGCATCTGGTGGACGGCGGGGCGGTCTCCAGCGCCGCCCTCGCCCTGGGCGTCGCCGAGAGCACGATCCGCAGCCACCTCAAGTCCACCTTCGCCAAGACCGGCGTCCGCCGCCAGGCCGACCTGCGCTCGCTGCTGCCCGGCGGCTGA
- a CDS encoding alpha/beta hydrolase, with protein MSVSVGVGQPFAGLGGVQIMDRPGEAALKSLARRAANKTMQWLVTRSMRQAVRAHAAGPEAFLAYVERQRRIHERFDAPILPMMEAEAIRVAGPGVLSSPPAPSEWFAPKAAKPRGHVFYVHGGSFVAERSPRITQLVARFAATAEAQVFAPSYRLAPEHPCPAAVEDIVEAWAWFRRTYPDEPVVALAESAGAAVLLSALQQANARGLGLPGGVVLLSPWVDLSLQSWSVTAASLMGSSPYTMESLALVARFYLNGLSATDPVASPLFGSFDGFPPMLIHASQGDILYDDAVRLADKVRDAGGDLTVRLWSEETHVWERMNTPKAKQSILLAADFIRRRLDAAALN; from the coding sequence ATGAGCGTTTCGGTGGGGGTTGGCCAGCCCTTTGCTGGCCTGGGGGGCGTCCAGATCATGGACCGCCCCGGCGAAGCGGCGCTGAAGTCTCTGGCGCGGCGCGCGGCGAACAAGACGATGCAGTGGCTGGTCACCCGCTCCATGCGCCAGGCGGTGCGGGCGCACGCGGCGGGTCCGGAGGCGTTCCTGGCCTACGTGGAGCGCCAGCGGCGCATCCACGAGCGGTTCGACGCCCCGATCCTGCCGATGATGGAGGCCGAGGCGATCCGCGTGGCGGGCCCGGGCGTGCTGTCCTCGCCGCCGGCGCCGTCGGAGTGGTTCGCCCCCAAGGCCGCCAAGCCGCGGGGCCACGTCTTCTACGTCCACGGCGGCTCGTTCGTGGCCGAGCGCAGCCCGCGGATCACCCAGCTGGTGGCCCGGTTCGCCGCCACGGCCGAGGCGCAGGTCTTCGCCCCCAGCTACCGGCTTGCGCCCGAGCATCCCTGTCCGGCGGCGGTGGAGGACATCGTCGAGGCCTGGGCCTGGTTCCGCCGGACCTATCCCGACGAGCCGGTGGTGGCCCTGGCGGAATCGGCCGGGGCGGCGGTGCTGCTCTCGGCGCTGCAGCAGGCGAACGCGCGGGGCCTCGGCCTGCCCGGGGGCGTGGTGCTGCTGTCGCCCTGGGTGGACCTGTCGCTGCAGAGCTGGAGCGTCACGGCCGCCTCGCTGATGGGCAGCTCGCCCTACACCATGGAGAGCCTGGCGCTGGTGGCCAGGTTCTACCTCAACGGCCTGTCGGCGACGGACCCGGTCGCCTCGCCGCTGTTCGGATCCTTCGACGGCTTCCCGCCGATGCTGATCCACGCGAGCCAGGGGGACATCCTCTACGACGACGCCGTGCGGCTGGCCGACAAGGTCCGCGACGCCGGCGGCGACCTGACCGTGCGCCTGTGGTCCGAGGAGACCCACGTCTGGGAACGGATGAACACGCCCAAGGCCAAGCAGTCGATCCTGCTGGCCGCGGACTTCATCCGCCGCCGGCTGGACGCCGCAGCGCTAAACTGA